From a region of the Thalassospira sp. TSL5-1 genome:
- a CDS encoding gamma-glutamyl-gamma-aminobutyrate hydrolase family protein (Members of this family of hydrolases with an active site Cys residue belong to MEROPS family C26.), translating into MKIGILETGFVPDEMQDEFKSYPTMFEKMLGSLDPSLQFQVWPVLIDQFPDSIHDADAWIITGSKHGVYENLPWMIRLQAVLRDIVAARIPVFGVCFGHQILAAALGGTVVKSDKGWGIGVHEYQLADNAPQWVENAPETMKLNAFHQDQVVKLPETASVWASSEFCPYAGLNYGDRAASIQPHPEFSFEYENALLQSRRGDVIPEEIAQIAEKSMQNPVDGSSFAHWLLAFLKGERQIKAA; encoded by the coding sequence ATGAAGATCGGCATTCTTGAAACAGGTTTCGTCCCCGACGAAATGCAGGACGAATTCAAAAGCTATCCCACGATGTTTGAAAAAATGCTCGGTTCACTCGATCCGTCGCTTCAATTTCAGGTCTGGCCGGTTTTGATCGACCAGTTCCCCGACAGCATCCACGATGCCGATGCCTGGATCATTACCGGCTCGAAACACGGTGTTTATGAAAACCTGCCCTGGATGATCAGGCTCCAGGCTGTCTTGCGAGACATTGTTGCGGCCCGAATTCCGGTTTTCGGGGTCTGTTTTGGCCATCAAATTCTGGCCGCTGCCCTGGGCGGTACGGTTGTCAAATCCGACAAGGGCTGGGGTATTGGCGTTCATGAATATCAGTTGGCCGACAACGCCCCGCAATGGGTTGAAAATGCGCCGGAAACCATGAAGCTGAATGCCTTTCATCAGGACCAGGTTGTGAAATTGCCCGAAACCGCATCGGTTTGGGCCAGTTCTGAATTTTGCCCCTATGCCGGGCTGAATTACGGTGACAGGGCTGCCTCGATACAGCCGCACCCGGAATTTTCATTTGAATATGAAAACGCCCTGCTGCAATCACGCCGGGGAGACGTGATCCCCGAAGAGATTGCCCAGATTGCCGAAAAATCGATGCAAAACCCGGTAGATGGCAGCAGTTTCGCCCACTGGCTTCTTGCCTTCCTGAAAGGTGAACGCCAGATCAAGGCGGCCTGA
- a CDS encoding DUF6691 family protein: protein MRILGALLCGCLFGAGLALSGMINPEKVLGFLDIAAISTNGWDPSLIFVMGGGLIVALPFFWWAKSHDTALLGGNISLPTKRTIDRPLIIGSLIFGIGWGLAGLCPGPALSALSYLQLKPFLFVVAMLAGMVLQRLSARP, encoded by the coding sequence ATGCGTATTTTGGGTGCTCTTTTATGTGGCTGTCTGTTCGGGGCCGGTTTGGCCCTTTCAGGCATGATCAACCCGGAAAAAGTTCTGGGATTTCTCGATATTGCCGCCATCTCCACCAATGGCTGGGACCCCAGCCTGATTTTTGTCATGGGCGGGGGGCTGATTGTCGCCTTGCCGTTTTTCTGGTGGGCAAAATCACATGATACCGCCCTTCTGGGGGGCAATATATCGTTACCCACCAAAAGAACCATCGACCGTCCGCTGATCATCGGCAGTCTGATTTTTGGTATTGGCTGGGGCCTGGCCGGGCTTTGCCCGGGACCGGCACTTTCCGCCCTGTCCTATTTACAGCTCAAACCGTTTCTGTTTGTCGTGGCAATGCTGGCGGGCATGGTCCTGCAACGCCTGTCTGCCCGCCCGTAA
- a CDS encoding class I SAM-dependent methyltransferase, with protein sequence MSNDRLLASRRLDVALAMAARGDSEAAIEVAAAAIEADANWDEAYFALGELHEKAGHGEQAIEAYRQYLMRDATDRMGAEVRLMLLGAVAMRDRLPPEYVRALFDDYAPRFERSLRDRLTYRAPELMYEAVRNLMADLPRPLEVLDLGCGTGLVADVFAGQVDILDGVDLSPRMLNRARAKGVYRDLREADITAMPDMATAQYGMVIAADVLNYLGDLEAVLGMIRSRLVAGGILVMSLEEGDIYPFDLGPGQRFRHHPDIIFDWLNKAGLAVVSNQQGVLRQEKGASVMGRIVVARAQNTPEGLVHSLADGVALAVDGESGLGDAVLLH encoded by the coding sequence ATGAGCAATGATCGGCTTTTGGCAAGTCGGCGTCTTGATGTTGCGCTGGCGATGGCGGCACGCGGCGACAGTGAAGCCGCAATCGAGGTGGCGGCCGCAGCAATCGAGGCGGATGCCAATTGGGATGAGGCCTATTTTGCGTTAGGTGAATTGCACGAAAAGGCTGGTCATGGTGAACAGGCCATCGAGGCCTATCGCCAGTATCTGATGCGCGATGCAACGGATCGCATGGGGGCGGAAGTCCGGTTGATGTTGCTGGGCGCGGTTGCGATGCGCGATCGTTTGCCGCCGGAATATGTCCGGGCTTTGTTCGATGATTACGCCCCGCGTTTTGAACGCTCTTTGCGTGACAGGCTGACCTATCGGGCACCGGAACTGATGTATGAAGCCGTGCGCAACCTGATGGCGGACCTGCCACGCCCGCTTGAGGTGCTGGACCTTGGCTGTGGTACCGGGCTGGTGGCCGATGTTTTTGCCGGTCAGGTGGATATTCTTGATGGTGTGGACCTGTCGCCCCGCATGTTGAACCGGGCCCGGGCCAAGGGTGTGTATCGTGATTTGCGTGAAGCCGACATTACCGCCATGCCCGATATGGCAACGGCGCAATATGGCATGGTGATTGCGGCCGATGTTTTGAACTATCTGGGGGATCTGGAAGCGGTGCTGGGCATGATCCGTTCGCGCCTGGTTGCCGGGGGTATTTTGGTAATGTCGCTGGAAGAAGGCGATATTTACCCGTTCGATTTGGGGCCAGGGCAGCGTTTCCGCCATCATCCCGATATTATTTTTGACTGGTTAAACAAGGCCGGGTTGGCGGTGGTGTCAAACCAGCAGGGTGTTTTGCGCCAGGAAAAGGGGGCGTCGGTCATGGGGCGCATCGTCGTGGCGCGGGCACAAAACACGCCGGAAGGTCTGGTTCACAGCCTGGCTGATGGTGTCGCGCTGGCCGTGGATGGCGAATCTGGCCTGGGCGATGCCGTGTTACTGCACTAG
- a CDS encoding DUF1150 family protein: protein MSNRITDHEDAEGVIPAEQDLHMLSSGDFAMLGIQDFAYVRKIANPEENDAAGVYAVFTADGTHIASFESYAVAYAAIRQHDMEPRSVH from the coding sequence ATGAGCAATCGCATCACAGACCATGAAGACGCAGAAGGCGTCATCCCGGCCGAGCAGGACCTGCACATGCTGTCGTCAGGCGACTTTGCCATGCTGGGGATTCAGGATTTTGCCTATGTTCGCAAAATCGCAAACCCGGAAGAAAACGACGCGGCGGGTGTTTATGCGGTCTTTACCGCCGATGGCACCCATATCGCATCCTTTGAAAGCTATGCCGTGGCCTATGCCGCCATTCGCCAGCACGATATGGAACCGCGCTCGGTCCATTAA
- a CDS encoding PAS domain-containing methyl-accepting chemotaxis protein has protein sequence MVFSRIFRSSKAQDASQVLDALTLSMASIEFSMDGEILTANENFLAITGYTLAEIVGKSHSIFVPREERETPEYKNFWKKLRNGEFQRSAFRRVTKTGEDVWLEASYNPVFDRRGVPVKVIKFATDITERRQERAVLQGVYNAISKAQALIEFDLDGKILTANQNFLDVFDYRLKDIEGKHHSMFVDVGVKDTREYADFWRALKQGTFQQGQYKRIGKNRKVVWIEASYNPILDPMGKPFKVIKFATDVTEQVNLLIELKAMIDNNFSEIDNNIAVLGDTATDAVMAATNTSETVHTVATSAEQLAASIAEISRSMAQSRSATEQVFEQTVAADSSTQRMSQVVAAMGNIVEVIQDIAGQINLLALNATIESARAGDAGKGFAVVANEVKNLANQAARATDQIAEEISGIQSITTEVVDALGTIRNSVEMVRDSVANISSAVEEQSAVTDGVSDNIQSMRDTVEAVSRNIGDIQKSAGSVATAVNRTREAAEILAR, from the coding sequence ATGGTATTTTCGCGAATTTTTCGATCAAGCAAGGCTCAGGATGCCTCTCAGGTTCTGGATGCACTGACTCTGTCAATGGCATCGATCGAGTTTTCGATGGATGGAGAAATCTTGACGGCAAACGAGAATTTTCTGGCGATTACCGGTTACACACTGGCTGAGATTGTTGGTAAGTCGCACAGTATTTTTGTGCCGCGGGAAGAGCGTGAGACACCGGAATACAAGAATTTCTGGAAAAAACTGCGAAATGGCGAGTTTCAGCGTTCGGCCTTTCGCCGGGTCACGAAGACGGGCGAGGATGTTTGGCTTGAGGCCAGCTATAACCCGGTATTTGACCGGCGCGGGGTGCCGGTAAAGGTCATCAAGTTTGCCACCGACATTACTGAACGCCGCCAGGAACGTGCGGTTTTGCAAGGTGTGTACAATGCCATCAGCAAGGCTCAGGCCCTTATTGAATTTGACCTTGATGGCAAAATCCTGACAGCCAACCAGAACTTTCTTGATGTGTTTGACTATCGCCTTAAGGATATTGAAGGCAAACATCACAGCATGTTTGTTGATGTTGGCGTTAAGGATACGCGCGAATATGCCGATTTCTGGCGTGCTTTGAAGCAGGGGACTTTCCAGCAGGGCCAATACAAACGGATTGGCAAAAATCGCAAAGTTGTCTGGATCGAGGCATCTTATAATCCGATCCTTGATCCGATGGGCAAACCTTTCAAGGTGATCAAGTTTGCCACTGATGTAACGGAACAGGTCAATCTGCTGATTGAGCTCAAGGCGATGATTGATAACAATTTCTCGGAAATTGATAACAATATCGCGGTATTGGGCGATACGGCGACCGATGCGGTGATGGCGGCAACCAATACATCGGAAACCGTTCATACCGTTGCCACTAGTGCAGAGCAGCTTGCGGCATCGATCGCGGAAATTTCGCGCAGCATGGCACAGTCGCGCAGTGCAACCGAACAGGTGTTTGAGCAAACGGTCGCTGCCGATTCTTCGACCCAGCGCATGTCCCAGGTTGTGGCGGCGATGGGCAATATTGTCGAGGTTATTCAGGATATTGCCGGACAGATTAATCTTCTGGCTTTGAATGCCACCATCGAATCGGCCCGGGCCGGAGATGCGGGCAAGGGCTTTGCCGTGGTTGCCAATGAGGTGAAAAACCTTGCCAATCAGGCCGCACGGGCGACTGATCAGATTGCCGAGGAAATTTCGGGCATTCAGTCGATCACGACCGAAGTGGTGGATGCCTTGGGCACGATCCGAAATTCGGTTGAGATGGTGCGCGATAGCGTTGCCAATATTTCGTCTGCGGTTGAAGAGCAAAGTGCCGTGACAGACGGGGTTTCGGACAATATCCAGTCAATGCGTGACACGGTCGAGGCGGTTTCACGCAACATTGGCGATATTCAGAAATCGGCCGGGTCGGTGGCAACAGCGGTGAATCGCACCCGGGAAGCAGCTGAAATCCTGGCCCGTTAA
- a CDS encoding FTR1 family protein codes for MTAALIIVFREVLEAALIVGIVLAAVNGVRGAKAWIAAGIAGGVAGAAIVAYFAGAIAGALAGYGQEIFNAAILLVAVLMLGWHNAWMSVHGREMAMEMRNAGNAVREGQKSLSALAIVVGVAVLREGSEIVLFLYGLATADGGLSGTLLGGAIGLGAGVVVGAGLYLGLLRIPTRYLFSVTSVMITLLAAGMAAQAMNFLSAADIVNQGPVLWDSSWLLSQESLAGKALHTLVGYMDRPTLLQVVVYIATVLAITLASKTTRHMANRRPARGQNQASAAE; via the coding sequence ATGACTGCCGCCCTGATCATTGTTTTTCGTGAAGTTCTGGAAGCCGCACTGATTGTCGGCATTGTCCTGGCCGCCGTTAATGGCGTACGTGGTGCCAAGGCCTGGATTGCCGCCGGTATCGCCGGTGGTGTTGCCGGTGCGGCGATTGTTGCCTATTTTGCCGGGGCCATTGCCGGGGCACTTGCCGGATACGGGCAGGAAATTTTCAACGCCGCCATTCTGCTGGTCGCCGTTCTGATGCTGGGGTGGCACAATGCTTGGATGTCGGTCCATGGCCGGGAAATGGCAATGGAAATGCGCAATGCCGGCAATGCCGTGCGCGAAGGCCAAAAATCCCTGTCCGCGCTGGCGATTGTCGTGGGTGTTGCCGTGCTGCGCGAAGGATCGGAAATCGTTTTGTTCCTGTATGGCCTGGCAACGGCTGATGGGGGCCTTTCGGGAACCCTGCTGGGCGGTGCCATCGGCCTTGGCGCCGGGGTGGTTGTCGGGGCGGGGCTTTACCTGGGCCTTTTGCGCATCCCGACACGTTATCTGTTTTCCGTCACCAGTGTCATGATCACACTTCTGGCGGCAGGCATGGCGGCACAGGCGATGAATTTTCTCTCGGCAGCCGATATCGTCAATCAGGGCCCCGTCCTGTGGGACAGCTCGTGGCTGTTAAGCCAGGAAAGCCTCGCGGGCAAAGCCCTGCATACCCTGGTGGGCTATATGGATCGGCCCACCCTGCTGCAGGTCGTGGTTTATATCGCCACCGTGCTGGCCATTACCCTGGCCAGCAAAACCACCCGGCATATGGCAAATCGCCGCCCGGCACGGGGCCAAAACCAGGCCAGTGCGGCTGAATAA
- a CDS encoding SCO family protein gives MDRRIWVIIIAIILVLSFGFGFRLYEMGRNITVENGGQTNSSGVATIGGPFTLVDQTGKTRTEQDFRGQYMLIYFGYTYCPDVCPTELQAISNAMDLLPQDIAKQVQPIFISVDPERDTVAAMADYVPHFHPRLIGLTGTLEQTSAAAKAYRVYYAKAFEDGEPKDSDSYLVDHTSFIYLMGKDGTYIRHFNQGETPEKIAEGVAKVVENQE, from the coding sequence GTGGATAGAAGAATCTGGGTAATCATCATTGCCATTATTTTGGTGCTGTCATTTGGTTTTGGCTTCCGGCTTTACGAAATGGGCCGCAACATTACGGTGGAAAATGGCGGGCAAACCAATAGTTCGGGTGTTGCCACCATTGGTGGGCCCTTTACCCTGGTGGACCAGACCGGCAAAACCCGCACCGAACAGGATTTTCGCGGCCAGTATATGCTGATTTATTTTGGCTATACCTATTGTCCCGATGTGTGCCCGACCGAATTGCAGGCGATTTCCAATGCGATGGATTTATTGCCCCAGGATATTGCCAAGCAGGTTCAGCCGATTTTCATTTCGGTTGATCCCGAGCGCGACACCGTGGCGGCAATGGCCGATTATGTACCCCATTTTCACCCGCGCCTGATTGGCCTGACCGGTACGCTGGAACAAACCAGTGCGGCTGCCAAAGCCTACCGGGTTTATTATGCCAAGGCCTTCGAGGATGGCGAGCCGAAGGATTCGGACAGCTATCTTGTCGATCATACGTCCTTTATTTATCTGATGGGGAAAGACGGCACCTATATCCGTCATTTCAATCAAGGTGAAACGCCAGAAAAAATCGCCGAAGGCGTTGCAAAAGTTGTCGAAAACCAGGAATGA
- a CDS encoding YeeE/YedE family protein, which yields MENFTPFTALAGGALIGLAAGLYMLLNGRIAGISGIIGGIIGATSAQKAERIAFICGLVLGPVILALLAGYRPAITIDAGFPVLLLAGLLVGFGTSMGSGCTSGHGICGLARFSPRSLAATLAFMATGFLTTFVMRHLIGF from the coding sequence ATGGAAAATTTCACCCCATTCACCGCCCTGGCAGGTGGTGCCCTGATCGGCCTTGCCGCCGGGCTTTATATGCTGCTTAACGGCCGCATTGCCGGTATCAGCGGCATCATTGGCGGCATTATCGGGGCCACGTCTGCACAAAAGGCCGAAAGAATCGCCTTCATTTGCGGGCTGGTTTTAGGCCCGGTCATTCTTGCACTGCTGGCGGGCTATCGCCCGGCCATCACGATTGATGCAGGCTTTCCGGTGCTGCTGTTGGCGGGGTTGCTGGTCGGGTTTGGTACCAGCATGGGCAGCGGTTGCACCAGTGGGCACGGCATTTGCGGGTTGGCCCGGTTTTCGCCCCGGTCCCTGGCCGCGACCCTGGCCTTTATGGCAACCGGCTTTTTGACCACTTTTGTCATGCGCCACCTGATCGGATTCTAA
- a CDS encoding adenylate/guanylate cyclase domain-containing protein, with product MPSARPARRPILAKVANAVPSLRLYAGLVLFAYVLTHFINHGFGLISPELMERANDFLTSAWKFPPLEILLITALITHFLLATGRLARRRSLRLTRKEWLQITLGLCIPVLMFQHILGTRVAEIAFDVEPFYERVLVDLAVFRPDIGLLQAIALLVVWIHGCIGIHYWLSVKPFYGRIRPLLGFCAIVIPTLALAGYLAAANTVIERAALGGTPYLAQIIKEAGRTAQSFAFYNRMANYLLFASIALALSPFIIRQLRKTMDQVRTTPALKLPGGRAVRIIPGATALEALRDAKVPIASVCGGRGRCTTCRLYCRSGLSDLPAPNAIENAALRSINAPEDWRLACQIRPTADLEITPLLPANATASDGRRPGGLSGSERQVVTIFTDLRDSTKLGETKMPYDVLFILNQFFAEMTEALQKTGGHYAQFTGDGLMALYGLEDRNIRRAIENAIRGAGEMLARIEKLNTQLASELPFKLRIGLGIHIGEAIVGEMGPPRREQISAIGDSINTTARLESKCKEHGVPLIISQDVITRGKLQIPEGTKLHRESLRGKEREIAYYALETLPVITARAEKQMAKAIT from the coding sequence ATGCCCTCAGCCCGACCTGCCCGCCGCCCAATCCTTGCCAAGGTGGCAAATGCTGTTCCGTCTTTACGCCTCTATGCGGGGCTGGTGCTGTTTGCATATGTTCTGACGCATTTCATCAATCATGGCTTCGGATTGATCTCGCCCGAACTAATGGAACGGGCGAATGATTTTCTGACATCGGCCTGGAAATTCCCGCCGCTGGAAATTCTGCTGATTACGGCGCTGATCACGCATTTCCTGCTGGCAACCGGGCGGCTTGCAAGGCGGCGCAGCCTGCGCCTGACGCGCAAGGAATGGCTACAAATTACCCTGGGCCTGTGCATCCCGGTTTTAATGTTTCAGCATATTCTGGGCACGCGCGTGGCCGAAATCGCCTTTGATGTCGAACCCTTTTACGAACGGGTTTTGGTGGATCTTGCGGTATTTCGCCCCGATATCGGCCTTCTGCAGGCGATTGCATTGCTTGTGGTCTGGATACATGGCTGTATCGGCATTCATTACTGGCTGTCGGTCAAACCTTTTTATGGTCGCATCCGGCCTCTGCTGGGGTTTTGTGCCATTGTCATTCCCACCCTGGCCCTGGCGGGCTATCTGGCGGCAGCAAACACCGTGATCGAACGCGCCGCCCTGGGGGGCACACCCTATCTTGCCCAAATCATCAAGGAAGCGGGGCGCACAGCGCAATCCTTTGCCTTTTATAACCGCATGGCCAATTACCTGCTGTTTGCCAGCATTGCCCTTGCCCTGAGCCCGTTTATCATACGCCAGTTACGCAAGACGATGGATCAGGTCCGAACAACCCCGGCGCTGAAACTGCCCGGCGGTCGGGCTGTGCGTATTATACCGGGGGCCACCGCGCTTGAGGCCCTGCGCGATGCCAAGGTCCCCATCGCATCGGTGTGCGGGGGGCGCGGGCGCTGCACCACATGCCGTTTATATTGCCGTTCCGGCCTGTCCGACCTGCCCGCCCCAAATGCCATCGAAAATGCGGCCCTTCGCAGTATTAACGCCCCGGAAGACTGGCGCCTTGCCTGCCAGATCCGACCAACCGCCGACCTGGAAATCACCCCGCTTTTACCTGCCAATGCCACTGCCAGCGATGGAAGACGCCCCGGCGGGCTGAGCGGAAGCGAAAGACAGGTCGTGACGATTTTCACCGATTTGCGCGATTCGACCAAACTGGGCGAAACCAAAATGCCCTATGACGTGCTGTTCATCCTCAATCAGTTTTTTGCCGAAATGACCGAAGCCCTGCAAAAGACCGGCGGCCATTATGCCCAATTTACCGGCGATGGCCTGATGGCGCTTTATGGACTGGAGGATCGCAATATTCGCCGCGCTATCGAAAATGCCATTCGCGGGGCGGGCGAAATGCTGGCACGAATCGAAAAGTTAAATACCCAGCTTGCGTCCGAATTACCCTTCAAACTGCGGATTGGTCTGGGCATTCACATTGGCGAGGCCATCGTCGGCGAAATGGGCCCACCACGCCGCGAACAGATCAGCGCCATTGGCGACAGCATCAACACAACGGCAAGACTTGAATCCAAATGCAAGGAACACGGCGTCCCGTTGATCATTTCGCAGGATGTGATCACACGGGGGAAACTGCAAATCCCCGAGGGAACAAAACTGCATCGTGAATCGTTACGGGGAAAAGAACGCGAAATCGCCTATTACGCCCTGGAAACCCTGCCTGTCATTACAGCACGGGCTGAAAAACAGATGGCAAAAGCAATAACGTGA
- a CDS encoding cupredoxin domain-containing protein: MLKFPALVSAVLIGGVISTVAHAETQTIDMVIKDHKFSPAEITIPANTSVILQVKNADHAVEEFDSHDLRREKIIAPGMTAKIKLDGLAPGVYSFMGEFHSSTAQGKVHVK, translated from the coding sequence ATGCTCAAATTCCCTGCCCTTGTTTCTGCTGTGCTGATTGGTGGCGTCATATCCACCGTGGCCCATGCCGAAACGCAAACCATCGACATGGTGATCAAGGATCACAAATTTTCCCCTGCCGAAATTACCATTCCGGCCAACACGTCGGTGATTTTGCAGGTCAAAAATGCCGATCACGCGGTGGAGGAATTTGACAGCCACGACCTGCGCCGCGAAAAAATCATCGCGCCGGGCATGACCGCCAAAATCAAGCTCGATGGCCTTGCACCGGGTGTTTACAGCTTTATGGGGGAATTTCATTCCAGCACGGCCCAGGGCAAAGTTCACGTCAAATAA
- a CDS encoding cobyrinate a,c-diamide synthase, whose product MSKTRNEPVPGLLIAAPSSNSGKTVITLGILRALLRRGQLVAAAKAGPDYIDPAFQQAASQRRCINLDPWAMAPEAIEALARWHVGPPGAGSGDDGGFLLCEGVMGLFDGAAGGGGSSADLAALMNWPVVLVVDVRGQAASAAAVIQGFARFRADVRIAGVILNRVGSPRHRDLIMTACAQAIPDIPVIGAVMRDDALSLPERHLGLVQAGEHPALEAFLDRAATIMERDIDLDRLLQLAGVDILARDQTKISTDDDGPGLAHPRPHPHPQRDEQQDEAAHKAPVTIAPLGRHIAVARDDAFAFCYLHLIAGWEAAGARIDYFSPLANAAPSQDCDAVYLPGGYPELHAAELAKADRFMTALRDAARRGIPVYGECGGYMVLGDILVDGAGKRHHMAGLLPLETSFAQRRLHLGYRQVEVSQDCPLGMAGTVLRGHEFHYASTIRADGPGWLMACTADGRDLGACGLQNGSVFGSFFHLIC is encoded by the coding sequence TTGTCGAAAACCAGGAATGAACCCGTTCCGGGCCTGCTGATTGCGGCCCCGTCCTCCAATAGCGGCAAAACCGTTATCACCCTGGGAATATTGCGGGCACTGCTTCGCCGTGGGCAACTGGTTGCGGCGGCCAAGGCCGGACCAGATTATATTGATCCGGCCTTTCAACAGGCGGCCAGCCAGCGGCGTTGCATTAACCTTGATCCCTGGGCGATGGCACCTGAGGCCATTGAGGCGTTGGCGCGCTGGCATGTTGGGCCGCCCGGTGCTGGTAGCGGTGATGATGGCGGATTTTTGCTGTGTGAAGGTGTGATGGGCCTGTTTGATGGTGCGGCTGGCGGGGGCGGATCATCGGCTGATTTGGCGGCATTGATGAATTGGCCGGTGGTGCTGGTGGTGGATGTGCGCGGTCAGGCGGCATCGGCAGCGGCGGTTATTCAGGGGTTTGCCCGGTTTCGTGCCGATGTGCGAATCGCCGGGGTGATTTTGAACCGGGTGGGAAGTCCCCGCCATCGCGATTTGATTATGACGGCTTGTGCGCAGGCGATTCCCGATATTCCTGTCATTGGAGCGGTGATGCGTGATGATGCGTTGTCGCTGCCCGAACGGCATTTGGGCCTGGTGCAGGCGGGTGAACACCCGGCGCTGGAGGCTTTTCTTGATCGTGCGGCGACAATCATGGAGCGCGACATTGACCTTGACCGGCTGTTGCAGCTTGCTGGCGTTGATATCTTGGCCCGTGACCAGACCAAGATATCAACGGATGATGACGGGCCGGGGCTGGCTCATCCTCGCCCTCATCCTCATCCGCAACGGGACGAACAGCAGGATGAGGCCGCGCATAAAGCCCCGGTGACGATTGCGCCTTTGGGGCGGCATATTGCGGTGGCGCGCGATGATGCCTTTGCCTTTTGTTATCTGCATCTGATTGCCGGTTGGGAAGCTGCCGGGGCCAGGATTGACTATTTTTCTCCCTTGGCAAACGCGGCGCCATCGCAGGATTGCGATGCGGTTTATCTGCCTGGCGGGTATCCTGAACTACATGCAGCAGAGCTGGCAAAAGCGGACCGGTTCATGACCGCCTTGCGCGATGCCGCCCGGCGCGGGATTCCGGTTTATGGCGAGTGCGGCGGATATATGGTGCTAGGCGACATTCTGGTGGATGGCGCGGGCAAGCGGCACCACATGGCCGGTTTATTGCCGCTTGAAACCAGTTTTGCGCAGCGACGCTTGCATCTTGGCTACCGACAGGTAGAAGTCAGCCAGGATTGTCCATTGGGAATGGCGGGCACGGTTTTGCGCGGCCATGAATTCCATTATGCCAGCACGATAAGGGCCGATGGGCCCGGCTGGTTGATGGCGTGCACCGCCGATGGACGGGATTTGGGGGCGTGTGGCCTGCAAAACGGCTCGGTGTTTGGATCTTTTTTTCATCTGATCTGTTAA
- a CDS encoding YcgN family cysteine cluster protein: MTLPFWKTKRLEEMSRDEWESLCDGCGKCCLHKLQDEDTDVLFYTSVACRLLDCDSCQCSDYPNRKQHVPDCVQLSIENIEEIDWMPSTCAYRLMRDGKDLPAWHPLVTGDPQSTIRAGMSVSGRVMSELDAHPDLEKYIVDWPS; this comes from the coding sequence ATGACTTTGCCTTTCTGGAAAACCAAACGTCTTGAAGAGATGTCCCGGGATGAATGGGAATCGTTGTGTGACGGCTGCGGGAAATGCTGTTTGCACAAATTGCAGGACGAAGACACCGACGTTCTTTTTTATACCTCGGTCGCGTGTCGCCTGCTTGATTGCGACAGCTGCCAGTGTAGCGATTATCCTAACCGCAAGCAGCATGTGCCCGACTGCGTACAGCTTTCAATCGAGAATATCGAAGAAATTGACTGGATGCCGTCAACCTGTGCGTATCGGCTGATGCGGGATGGCAAAGACCTGCCCGCTTGGCATCCCCTGGTTACAGGTGATCCGCAATCAACGATCCGGGCGGGCATGTCTGTCTCCGGACGAGTGATGTCCGAGCTTGATGCGCATCCGGACCTGGAAAAATATATCGTCGACTGGCCTTCCTGA
- a CDS encoding Hsp20 family protein, which translates to MSRISMFNSPLLLGFDQIERVLDQVSKTKAEGYPPYNIEQIGDNHIRITVAVAGFSDDDLSVTTEDNQLIIRGKHQEDESNRVYIHRGIASRQFQRSFVLAEGIEVVGAHLDNGLLHIDLNRPVPEPVVREIAINSNRKKNIPSRTIEMQMDDDSTETNNQ; encoded by the coding sequence ATGTCGCGTATTTCTATGTTTAACAGCCCTCTCCTTCTTGGTTTCGATCAAATCGAACGCGTTCTTGATCAGGTCTCCAAGACCAAGGCGGAAGGGTATCCACCCTATAATATCGAACAGATTGGCGACAACCATATCCGCATCACGGTTGCCGTTGCCGGATTTTCCGATGATGACCTTTCGGTCACAACCGAAGACAACCAGTTGATCATTCGCGGAAAGCATCAGGAAGATGAAAGCAACCGCGTCTATATTCATCGCGGTATCGCTTCCCGGCAGTTCCAGCGGTCCTTCGTTCTTGCCGAAGGCATAGAAGTGGTGGGTGCCCATCTCGATAATGGTTTACTGCATATCGATTTGAACCGCCCGGTGCCCGAACCGGTCGTGCGTGAAATCGCCATCAACTCGAACCGTAAAAAGAATATTCCGTCGCGCACCATTGAAATGCAGATGGATGACGACAGTACCGAGACGAACAATCAATGA